One Deinococcus sp. LM3 genomic region harbors:
- a CDS encoding serine hydrolase domain-containing protein, which yields MTLTAPAGPGLDAGLDPARLDRWETHLKTRYLDTGILPNALTLVYHRGQVVHQRVQGLADVEAGTPLRDDHIFRIYSMTKPITSLAFMMLVEDGLTTLSDPVSSVLPEWSNLGVWTGGTLGNFTGEAPRRPMQMVDLLRHTSGLSYHIQQGGHLDGAYRDLGLGVKTTLPEFVAALAHLPLEHEPGEHWHYSAATDVLGYVIERLSGQPFEDFVQDRILTPLGMTDTAFEVPADKLGRFLPCYALTGQGRVLFDPTAGRFARPPHFVSGGGGLVSTAADYLRLCRLFLRGGELDGTRLISPKTMELMTRNHLPGGADIARMALSPIAVSETSAAGVGFGLGFAVTLDPVRTLRAGNAGDYSWGGAAGTYFWVDPVEDLAVIFMTQLLLSPDRVRDDLRTFVYAALTDTPTRPRSLA from the coding sequence ATGACCCTCACCGCGCCCGCCGGGCCGGGCCTGGACGCCGGCCTGGACCCGGCCCGCCTGGACCGCTGGGAAACGCACCTGAAAACCCGCTACCTGGACACCGGCATCCTCCCGAATGCCCTGACCCTGGTGTACCACCGGGGACAGGTCGTGCATCAGCGCGTGCAGGGCCTCGCGGATGTGGAGGCCGGTACGCCGCTGCGGGACGATCACATCTTCCGCATCTACTCCATGACCAAACCCATCACCAGCCTCGCGTTCATGATGCTGGTCGAGGACGGCCTGACGACCCTGAGCGACCCGGTCAGCAGCGTTCTGCCGGAGTGGTCGAACCTGGGCGTGTGGACCGGCGGCACACTGGGCAACTTCACGGGCGAAGCGCCGCGCCGCCCCATGCAGATGGTGGACCTGCTGCGCCACACGTCCGGCCTGAGTTACCACATCCAGCAGGGCGGGCACCTGGACGGCGCGTACCGCGACCTGGGCCTGGGTGTGAAGACCACCCTGCCGGAATTCGTCGCGGCCCTGGCACACCTGCCGCTGGAGCACGAGCCCGGCGAGCACTGGCACTACTCGGCCGCCACCGATGTGCTCGGGTACGTGATCGAACGCCTGAGCGGACAGCCCTTCGAGGACTTCGTGCAGGACCGCATCCTGACGCCGCTGGGCATGACCGACACGGCCTTCGAGGTCCCGGCCGACAAACTGGGCCGCTTCCTGCCCTGCTACGCCCTGACCGGGCAGGGCCGCGTGCTGTTCGACCCGACCGCCGGACGTTTCGCGCGCCCACCTCACTTCGTGTCCGGCGGGGGCGGCCTCGTCTCCACGGCCGCCGACTACCTGCGCCTGTGCCGCCTATTCCTGCGCGGCGGCGAACTGGACGGCACGCGCCTCATCAGCCCCAAGACCATGGAACTCATGACCCGCAACCACCTGCCCGGCGGGGCCGACATCGCCCGCATGGCCCTGTCACCCATCGCCGTGTCCGAGACCAGCGCCGCCGGGGTGGGCTTCGGGCTGGGCTTCGCCGTCACGCTCGACCCCGTGCGCACCCTGCGCGCCGGAAACGCCGGGGATTACTCATGGGGCGGCGCGGCCGGCACGTACTTCTGGGTCGACCCGGTCGAGGACCTCGCCGTGATCTTCATGACCCAGCTGCTCCTCTCCCCCGACCGCGTGCGCGACGACCTGCGGACCTTCGTGTACGCCGCCCTGACCGACACGCCCACCCGGCCCCGCAGCCTCGCCTGA
- a CDS encoding ABC transporter ATP-binding protein, whose translation MLEVRDLNVKYGHFMALRGVNLTVQPGEIVVLLGANGAGKSTLFRTLSGLQRPSGGSATWNGKSLTTGRPEVNVANGVAQCPEGRLLFPELSVEKNLRLGAFVHRRDASGTTRELERVYELFPALVEKRGAPAGSLSGGQQQMVAIARALMARPQLLLLDEPSLGLAPLVVEQVFQAVQRVNAEGVSVLLAEQNAFAALGIAHRGYVLEGGQITLDGPQQALMTDDRVRSAYLGV comes from the coding sequence ATGCTTGAGGTCCGCGACCTGAACGTGAAGTACGGGCATTTCATGGCGCTGCGCGGCGTGAACCTGACCGTGCAGCCCGGCGAGATCGTGGTGCTGCTCGGCGCGAACGGCGCGGGCAAGAGCACGCTGTTCCGCACCCTGAGCGGCCTGCAACGCCCCAGCGGCGGCAGCGCCACATGGAACGGTAAGAGCCTCACGACCGGACGCCCGGAAGTCAACGTGGCGAACGGCGTGGCGCAGTGCCCGGAAGGCCGCCTGCTGTTCCCGGAACTGAGCGTCGAGAAGAACCTACGCCTGGGTGCCTTCGTGCACCGCCGCGACGCCAGCGGCACCACCCGTGAACTGGAACGCGTGTACGAACTGTTCCCCGCGCTGGTCGAGAAACGCGGCGCGCCCGCCGGGAGCCTGTCGGGCGGGCAGCAGCAGATGGTCGCCATCGCCCGCGCGCTGATGGCCCGCCCGCAACTGCTGCTGCTGGACGAACCCAGCCTGGGCCTCGCGCCGCTGGTCGTCGAGCAGGTGTTCCAGGCAGTGCAGCGCGTGAACGCCGAGGGCGTCTCGGTGCTGCTGGCCGAGCAGAACGCCTTCGCGGCGCTGGGCATCGCGCACCGTGGGTACGTGCTGGAAGGTGGGCAGATCACGCTGGACGGCCCGCAGCAGGCGCTGATGACCGACGACCGCGTGCGCAGCGCGTACCTGGGCGTCTGA
- a CDS encoding quinone-dependent dihydroorotate dehydrogenase: MYRSLIKPLLFRLDAEDAHHLTVAGLELASRVPAWPALARRVTAPATPALTQTLWGRTFSSPVGLAAGLDKNGVAVPAFSALGFGFLEVGTVTPLPQAGNDRPRLFRLPPDQALINRMGFNNGGAAALHAHLSALPHRTAPVWVNIGRNKVTPNEAATDDYLKCVTALQDVADAFVVNVSSPNTPGLRALQAAGELAALVRAVVDGVEAGRVRTLSAPPVLVKLAPDLHPADFEASVDAVVNAGASGLIISNTTLDRAGLTHPHQTQTGGLSGRPLTTRSTELIRAAYRQTAGRTPIVGVGGIFTAQDAYDKIRAGASLTEVYSALVYEGPGLVRRLHTGLSHLLERDGLRSVSEAVGADA; this comes from the coding sequence GTGTACCGTTCGCTGATCAAGCCGCTGCTGTTCCGCCTGGATGCCGAGGACGCCCACCACCTGACCGTCGCCGGACTGGAACTCGCGTCACGCGTGCCCGCGTGGCCCGCCCTGGCCCGCCGCGTGACCGCGCCCGCCACGCCCGCCCTGACGCAGACGCTGTGGGGTCGCACCTTCAGCAGCCCGGTCGGCCTGGCCGCCGGACTCGACAAGAACGGCGTGGCCGTCCCCGCCTTCAGCGCCCTGGGCTTCGGCTTTCTGGAAGTCGGGACGGTCACGCCGCTCCCGCAGGCCGGGAACGACCGCCCCCGCCTGTTCCGCCTGCCGCCCGATCAGGCGCTCATCAACCGCATGGGCTTCAACAACGGCGGCGCGGCCGCCCTGCACGCCCACCTGAGCGCCCTGCCGCACCGCACCGCGCCCGTGTGGGTAAACATCGGCCGGAACAAGGTCACGCCCAACGAGGCCGCCACCGACGACTACCTGAAATGCGTCACCGCCCTGCAGGACGTGGCCGACGCCTTCGTGGTGAACGTCAGCAGCCCCAACACGCCGGGCCTGCGCGCCCTGCAGGCCGCCGGTGAACTCGCCGCGCTCGTCCGGGCCGTCGTGGACGGCGTGGAAGCCGGGCGCGTGCGGACCCTCAGCGCCCCGCCGGTCCTGGTGAAACTCGCGCCGGACCTGCACCCCGCCGACTTCGAGGCCAGCGTGGACGCCGTCGTGAACGCCGGAGCGTCCGGCCTGATCATCAGCAACACCACCCTGGACCGCGCGGGCCTCACCCACCCGCACCAGACGCAGACCGGCGGCCTCAGCGGCCGCCCCCTGACCACCCGCAGCACCGAGCTGATCCGCGCCGCGTACCGCCAGACCGCCGGACGCACCCCCATCGTCGGCGTGGGCGGCATCTTCACCGCGCAGGACGCCTACGACAAGATCCGCGCCGGAGCCTCCCTGACCGAGGTCTACTCCGCCCTGGTCTACGAAGGCCCCGGTCTTGTGCGCCGCCTCCACACCGGCCTGAGCCACCTGCTGGAACGCGACGGCCTGCGCAGCGTCAGCGAGGCCGTCGGCGCGGACGCCTGA
- the sugE gene encoding quaternary ammonium compound efflux SMR transporter SugE: MAWTLLFLAGLLEVGWAIGLKYTEGFTRPLPTVLTVASMIASMALLGLATKTLPIGTAYGVWVGIGAVGAGILGIVLLGESASPARLAFMALMVVAIIGLKVTS, from the coding sequence ATGGCATGGACGCTGCTGTTTCTCGCCGGTCTGCTGGAAGTCGGCTGGGCCATCGGTCTGAAGTACACGGAGGGCTTTACCCGCCCGCTCCCCACGGTCCTGACGGTGGCCAGCATGATCGCCAGCATGGCGCTGCTGGGACTGGCGACCAAGACGCTGCCCATCGGCACGGCGTACGGCGTGTGGGTGGGGATCGGCGCGGTCGGGGCCGGGATTCTGGGCATCGTGCTGCTGGGCGAGTCGGCCAGTCCGGCGCGGCTGGCGTTCATGGCGCTGATGGTCGTGGCGATCATCGGTCTGAAAGTCACGAGCTGA